A stretch of Tripterygium wilfordii isolate XIE 37 chromosome 11, ASM1340144v1, whole genome shotgun sequence DNA encodes these proteins:
- the LOC120009697 gene encoding dihydrofolate reductase-like isoform X1 — MGSEAEAEAVEIVKKPRFLCLHGFRTSGEILKKQMIMKWPDSVLEKIDLVFPNGPFPAQGKSDVEGIFDPPYYEWFQFNKEFTEYINFDECLAYIEDYMIKHGQFDGLLGFSQGAILSAGLPGLQRKGLALTKVPKIKYLIIIGGAMFKSPIVAEQAYSAPIQCPSLHFLGDQDFLKQYGKELLESCVDPVVIHHPKGHTIPRIDEKGLPMVMEFIERIQNM, encoded by the exons ATGGGATCAGAGGCTGAGGCTGAGGCTGTTGAGATTGTGAAGAAACCAAGGTTTCTGTGCCTCCATGGATTCAGAACCAGTGGAGAAATTCTCAAGAAACAGATGATTATGAAGTGGCCCGATTCTGTGCTTGAAAAGATAGATCTTGTTTTCCCAAATGGGCCTTTTCCGGCGCAAGGAAAATCTGACGTTGAAGGCATATTTGATCCTCCTTATTACGAGTGGTTCCAGTTTAACAAG GAATTCACCGAGTACATAAACTTCGACGAGTGCCTTGCCTACATCGAAGATTACATGATAAAGCACGGACAGTTTGACGGTCTCCTGGGTTTCTCACAG GGCGCGATACTGTCGGCTGGGCTACCGGGGCTGCAACGGAAG GGTTTGGCCCTAACGAAAGTGCCTAAAATAAAGTATCTTATCATAATTGGAGGGGCCATGTTCAAATCACCAATAGTGGCTGAACAGGCATATTCTGCTCCAATCCAATGCCCATCTCTCCACTTTTTGG GAGACCAGGACTTTCTGAAGCAATATGGGAAGGAATTACTGGAATCATGTGTAGACCCAGTCGTGATTCATCATCCTAAAGGACACACAATTCCTAGAATTG atgaGAAGGGCTTGCCAATGGTGATGGAGTTCATCGAGAGAATTCAAAATATGTGA
- the LOC120009846 gene encoding serine/threonine-protein kinase PEPKR2-like yields MRKKRKGSEGDQCPNILEEVAPARDARSSNLRSHYSLEDYARLKKRCKEDADTEAINSFKSRLAGIATAPPCGASLLVPPGRGLKRKIGCIDVATQMGRKNKMEDDYFSGATIGHGKFGSVWLCRSKVSGAEFACKTLQKGEETVHREVEIMQHLSGHSGVVTLHSVYEETECFHLVMELCSGGRLIDQIVKEGRYSEQRAANIFKEVMSVVKYCHDMGVVHRDIKPENILLTTMGKIKLADFGLAMRISNGQTLSGLAGSPAYVAPEVLLGDYSEKVDIWSAGVLLHVLLVGSLPFQGDSLQAVFEAIKSATLDFNSGAWELISKPARDLIGRMLTRDVSARITADEVLRHPWVLFYTDRTLKTLSIRSKLKNQAGEPSCQLAGARDLKFDRNKINCGFIGKGLILHSLSESSSCESVEKDESGFVDALAVAISNVTISEPKRSRLCGPTGQIEQQYSSNLTASNLCRAF; encoded by the exons AtgaggaagaaaaggaaaggaagtgAAGGTGATCAGTGCCCAAATATACTGGAAGAAGTAGCGCCAGCTCGTGATGCACGATCATCAAATCTTAGGTCTCATTATTCGCTAGAAGATTATGCGAGGTTAAAGAAGAGGTGCAAAGAAGATGCAGACACTGAAGCTATTAATTCTTTCAAAAGTAGGCTTGCAGGCATTGCCACTGCTCCACCTTGCGGTGCCTCATTATTGGTGCCACCAGGAAGGGGCCTTAAGAGGAAGATAGGGTGCATTGATGTTGCTACCCAGATGGGTCGGAAAAACAAGATGGAAGATGACTATTTTTCAGGTGCCACAATTGGGCATGGTAAATTTGGGTCTGTTTGGTTGTGTAGGTCAAAGGTAAGTGGGGCAGAATTTGCATGTAAGACTCTGCAGAAAGGTGAGGAGACTGTTCATAGGGAGGTGGAGATAATGCAGCACCTGTCAGGGCATTCAGGAGTTGTGACGTTGCATTCTGTGTATGAGGAGACAGAGTGTTTTCATCTTGTCATGGAATTGTGCTCTGGAGGACGTTTGATTGATCAGATTGTGAAGGAGGGACGGTATTCGGAGCAGCGTGCTGCTAATATATTCAAGGAAGTGATGTCTGTTGTTAAGTATTGTCATGACATGGGTGTTGTACACAGAGATATAAAGCCGGAGAACATATTACTCACAACAATGGGGAAGATAAAGCTTGCAGATTTTGGCCTGGCAATGAGAATTTCAAATG GTCAAACGTTGTCTGGTTTAGCTGGAAGTCCAGCTTACGTTGCCCCAGAAGTTCTGTTGGGGGATTATTCGGAGAAGGTTGACATATGGAGTGCTGGAGTACTCTTGCATGTGCTTCTGGTTGGATCTCTTCCATTTCAGGGAGACTCCTTACAGGCAGTTTTTGAGGCAATAAAAAGTGCGACGCTTGATTTTAACTCAGGTGCATGGGAGTTAATATCTAAACCTGCACGTGATTTGATAGGAAGGATGCTTACAAGGGATGTTAGTGCAAGGATAACGGCTGATGAAGTGTTGA GGCATCCTTGGGTTTTGTTCTACACAGACCGCACTTTGAAGACATTATCTATCAGATCAAAATTGAAGAATCAAGCAGGGGAACCTTCTTGCCAACTAGCCGGTGCACGTGACCTGAAGTTTGacagaaacaagataaattgTGGTTTCATTGGCAAGGGTTTGATTTTGCATTCATTGTCAGAAAGTTCAAGCTGTGAGTCAGTAGAGAAGGATGAAAGTGGTTTTGTTGATGCACTTGCGGTGGCAATTTCTAACGTGACAATTTCTGAACCAAAGAGGAGTAGGCTGTGTGGGCCGACAGGCCAGATCGAGCAGCAGTATTCGTCAAACTTGACCGCTAGCAATCTTTGTAGAGCATTTTGA
- the LOC120008570 gene encoding bet1-like protein At4g14600 isoform X1, which yields MGTSSRAGGGSLYGSSAPYRSREGLSTRPVASSDEIQLRIDPMHADFDDEITGLRSQVKQLRNVAQEISTEAKFQRDFLDQLQMTMIKAQAGVKNNIRKLNKNIIKYGSNHIVHVVLFAILLFFVVYMLSKIFKR from the exons ATGGGGACTTCGAGCAGAGCCGGTGGTGGTTCTCTGTATGGTAGTTCTGCTCCTTACAGATCAAG AGAGGGTCTAAGCACGAGACCGGTTGCTAGCTCCGATGAAATCCAGTTGCGGATTGATCCGATGCACGCAGACTTCGACGACGAGATCACCGGTCTCCGTAGCCAAGTCAAGCAATTACGCAAC GTAGCTCAAGAGATATCCACAGAAGCAAAATTTCAGAGGGATTTCCTAGATCAACTG CAAATGACAATGATCAAAGCTCAGGCGGGTGTGAAGAACAACATAAGGAAGTTGAACAAGAATATCATCAAGTATGGATCAAACCATATTGTTCATGTGGTTCTTTTTGCAATATTACTATTCTTTGTGGTCTACATGTTGTCCAAGATCTTCAAAAGATGA
- the LOC120008570 gene encoding bet1-like protein At4g14600 isoform X2, whose product MHADFDDEITGLRSQVKQLRNVAQEISTEAKFQRDFLDQLQMTMIKAQAGVKNNIRKLNKNIIKYGSNHIVHVVLFAILLFFVVYMLSKIFKR is encoded by the exons ATGCACGCAGACTTCGACGACGAGATCACCGGTCTCCGTAGCCAAGTCAAGCAATTACGCAAC GTAGCTCAAGAGATATCCACAGAAGCAAAATTTCAGAGGGATTTCCTAGATCAACTG CAAATGACAATGATCAAAGCTCAGGCGGGTGTGAAGAACAACATAAGGAAGTTGAACAAGAATATCATCAAGTATGGATCAAACCATATTGTTCATGTGGTTCTTTTTGCAATATTACTATTCTTTGTGGTCTACATGTTGTCCAAGATCTTCAAAAGATGA
- the LOC120009697 gene encoding dihydrofolate reductase-like isoform X2, with protein MGSEAEAEAVEIVKKPRFLCLHGFRTSGEILKKQMIMKWPDSVLEKIDLVFPNGPFPAQGKSDVEGIFDPPYYEWFQFNKEFTEYINFDECLAYIEDYMIKHGQFDGLLGFSQGLALTKVPKIKYLIIIGGAMFKSPIVAEQAYSAPIQCPSLHFLGDQDFLKQYGKELLESCVDPVVIHHPKGHTIPRIDEKGLPMVMEFIERIQNM; from the exons ATGGGATCAGAGGCTGAGGCTGAGGCTGTTGAGATTGTGAAGAAACCAAGGTTTCTGTGCCTCCATGGATTCAGAACCAGTGGAGAAATTCTCAAGAAACAGATGATTATGAAGTGGCCCGATTCTGTGCTTGAAAAGATAGATCTTGTTTTCCCAAATGGGCCTTTTCCGGCGCAAGGAAAATCTGACGTTGAAGGCATATTTGATCCTCCTTATTACGAGTGGTTCCAGTTTAACAAG GAATTCACCGAGTACATAAACTTCGACGAGTGCCTTGCCTACATCGAAGATTACATGATAAAGCACGGACAGTTTGACGGTCTCCTGGGTTTCTCACAG GGTTTGGCCCTAACGAAAGTGCCTAAAATAAAGTATCTTATCATAATTGGAGGGGCCATGTTCAAATCACCAATAGTGGCTGAACAGGCATATTCTGCTCCAATCCAATGCCCATCTCTCCACTTTTTGG GAGACCAGGACTTTCTGAAGCAATATGGGAAGGAATTACTGGAATCATGTGTAGACCCAGTCGTGATTCATCATCCTAAAGGACACACAATTCCTAGAATTG atgaGAAGGGCTTGCCAATGGTGATGGAGTTCATCGAGAGAATTCAAAATATGTGA